From the genome of Nitrospirota bacterium:
TGTTTCTCGGACTTTCATCTGTTGAACTTCCGGCATACATGAAGACACCTGTTCTCTGGATCGTATCCCTGCTGTGGGTCGTGCTGCCATTGGTAGCAAGCTACTACTTTTTTAAAAGGAGGTATTTATCATGACAAAGTATCTTGTAGTTCTTCTAATAGCCCTGCTGCTATTTACAGGAGTAGCGATGGGCTATGAGGTTGTAGAGGTTAAAAATGGTGCAACCATTAAAGGTGTGGTCAGTTTCAAGGGCACTTTACCTGCTGATGAGACTATCGCCATTGACAGAGATGTGGAGGTCTGTGGCAAGGAACAAAAACTCAATAAATACATCATTACAGATTCAAAAATAAAGAATGCGGTTGTCTTTATAGACAGACCCAAGAAAGGCAAGCCTCTTTCTGTTGATACACCGGTTGATTTAACGATAAAGAACTGTAAGGTAGAGCCACTGGTGAGTGTTGGATTCGTTGGTGGTAGATTCAGGTTTAAAAATGATGACAGTATCCTGCATACCCTTCAGCTGAAGCTCTGGCTTGAATACCAGAGGAGGGTATCGGATAGACCATTAAAGGACGGTGCAACCATATATAATATTGCATTTC
Proteins encoded in this window:
- a CDS encoding carboxypeptidase-like regulatory domain-containing protein → MTKYLVVLLIALLLFTGVAMGYEVVEVKNGATIKGVVSFKGTLPADETIAIDRDVEVCGKEQKLNKYIITDSKIKNAVVFIDRPKKGKPLSVDTPVDLTIKNCKVEPLVSVGFVGGRFRFKNDDSILHTLQLKLWLEYQRRVSDRPLKDGATIYNIAFPRKGRVIEKPIKRSHRYQPDTGSIRVTSNTHPWMRGYVFAFDHPYAAVTDDKGSFALENLLPGEYALRVWHEGFGMQERKIKVSSGEVLEVEIEFGK